DNA sequence from the Acidobacteriota bacterium genome:
GCGGACCGCGGGCTCTCCGATCCCTCCCGGATCAGTGACTCCGTCGACCATCTCTTCCGCCACCGGGCGGGAGAGATGGTCGCCGTCCTCGGCAGCATTTTCGGCTTCCGGCACCTCGACCTGGTCGAAGACATGGTGCAGGAAGCGCTGCTTCGAACGCTGCGCCTTTGGCCCTACCAAGGCCTGCCGAAAAACCCCAGCGCCTGGATTGTCCAGGTGGCCAAGAACCGTGCCCTCGAAGTGCTCCGCCAGCGAGGCCGCAGGTACGAGGAGGGTCCCCGCATCGAGGCCCTGCTGGACCGCCTGGCGGACTCGGAGAAGCGGACCGAAGCGGCCTTCAAACGGGAGCTGCGCGACGACCAACTACGGATGATCTTCGCCTGCTGCCACCCGAGCCTCAAGCGCAACGCCCAGGTCGCCCTCACCTTGAAAACCGTCGGCGGTTTCAGCGTGGCGGAGATCGGCCGCGCCTTCCTCAACCGGCCGGCCACCATCGCCCAGCGCTTGGTGCGCGCCAAAGCCCACCTGCGGCAGGAGAAGGTCGAACTGACCATGCCGCAGCCGGACGATCTGGGGGTTCGGCTGGAGGCAGTGCACGAAACCTTCTACCTGATGTTCAATGAAGGTTGGGATGCGGCGGAAGGCGAAGACCTGGTGCGGCAGGACCTGGTGGACGAAGCGATTCGCCTCACCGGCTTGCTGGCCGACCACCCGTTGAGCGGCACCCCGGCGACTCACGCCCTCGCCGCCCTGGTGCGCTTCCAGGCGGCCCGCCTCGCCACCCGGGTGAACGCCCAGGGAGACCTCATGCTGTTGCCGGATCAGGATCGTTCTCGCTGGGACCGCCGACGCGTCGCCGAAGCCCTCGGCCATCTGCTGCGCGCCGCCCGCGGAGATCGGCTCACGACCTACCACTACCAGGCGGAAATCGCCGCCTGCGACGCCACCGCGCCAAGCTATGAGGACACCGACTGGCAACACATCCTCCACTGCTACGACGGCCTGCTACGGCTCCGTCCGTCGCCGGTGGTCGCCCTCAACCGGCTGGTCGCTCTCGCTGAAAGCGCAGGACCCGGGACGGCCCTGGCGCAAGCCGCGGCGGTGGTGCAGGATCCCACCCTCGAAGGCTACTTCCCCGCCTGGGCCATCCACGGCGATCTTCTGGACCGATG
Encoded proteins:
- a CDS encoding sigma-70 family RNA polymerase sigma factor; translation: MASQAPSGTADRGLSDPSRISDSVDHLFRHRAGEMVAVLGSIFGFRHLDLVEDMVQEALLRTLRLWPYQGLPKNPSAWIVQVAKNRALEVLRQRGRRYEEGPRIEALLDRLADSEKRTEAAFKRELRDDQLRMIFACCHPSLKRNAQVALTLKTVGGFSVAEIGRAFLNRPATIAQRLVRAKAHLRQEKVELTMPQPDDLGVRLEAVHETFYLMFNEGWDAAEGEDLVRQDLVDEAIRLTGLLADHPLSGTPATHALAALVRFQAARLATRVNAQGDLMLLPDQDRSRWDRRRVAEALGHLLRAARGDRLTTYHYQAEIAACDATAPSYEDTDWQHILHCYDGLLRLRPSPVVALNRLVALAESAGPGTALAQAAAVVQDPTLEGYFPAWAIHGDLLDRCGRPRDAARAFERALALTASQPIRRNLERRLAALR